A region of Paenibacillus sp. JNUCC-31 DNA encodes the following proteins:
- a CDS encoding aminopeptidase, which translates to MKDPRIQKLAANLVGYSVDVQPGENVLVEMIGTERDLMNAIIEEVGKKGGNVFVQLTDKTVQRAMLKSATEDMMKTWAEIDLNRMKQMDCYIGIRAGENVNDLSDVPEEKMKMYNSLYSHPVHSEQRVKHTKWVVLRYPNASMAQLANTSTEAFEDFYFDVCNLDYAKMDKAQDSLANLMKRTDKVRITGPGTDLSFSIKGIGAEKCSGQKNIPDGEVYSAPVRDSVNGTISYNAPTLYNGITFENIKFTFKDGKIVEATSNDTERLNEILNSDEGARHIGEFAIGFNPHILHPMKDILFDEKIAGSLHFTPGQAYEETDNGNRSSIHWDLVLIQRPDYGGGEIYFDDVLIRKDGIFVIPELECLNPDRLK; encoded by the coding sequence ATGAAGGACCCAAGAATTCAGAAGCTCGCAGCCAATCTGGTGGGCTACTCTGTAGATGTACAGCCCGGCGAAAATGTGCTGGTTGAAATGATCGGCACGGAACGTGATCTGATGAATGCAATTATTGAAGAAGTAGGCAAAAAAGGTGGTAACGTCTTTGTACAGCTGACAGACAAGACGGTACAGCGTGCGATGCTGAAAAGTGCGACAGAAGACATGATGAAAACCTGGGCAGAGATTGATCTGAACCGGATGAAGCAAATGGACTGTTACATCGGTATTCGTGCAGGAGAAAATGTGAACGATCTGTCCGATGTACCGGAAGAAAAAATGAAAATGTACAATTCACTTTATTCCCATCCTGTACATAGTGAGCAGCGGGTTAAACATACGAAATGGGTTGTGCTTCGTTACCCGAATGCAAGCATGGCGCAGCTGGCGAATACGAGCACAGAAGCGTTTGAAGATTTCTACTTTGACGTGTGCAACCTGGATTATGCCAAAATGGACAAAGCCCAGGATTCCCTGGCCAACCTGATGAAACGCACAGACAAAGTGCGTATCACTGGACCAGGAACGGACCTGAGCTTCTCCATTAAAGGTATCGGTGCAGAGAAATGTTCTGGCCAAAAAAATATTCCGGATGGCGAAGTGTACAGCGCTCCTGTACGTGATTCCGTGAACGGAACGATTAGTTATAACGCGCCAACGCTGTATAACGGAATTACTTTTGAGAATATCAAGTTCACGTTCAAGGACGGCAAAATTGTTGAAGCAACGAGCAACGACACAGAACGTCTTAATGAAATTCTGAATTCAGATGAGGGAGCTCGTCATATCGGTGAATTCGCCATTGGATTCAATCCACATATCCTGCACCCGATGAAGGACATTCTGTTTGATGAAAAAATCGCAGGCAGCTTGCACTTTACACCAGGGCAGGCCTATGAAGAAACAGACAATGGAAACCGTTCCTCCATTCACTGGGATCTGGTATTAATCCAGCGCCCGGACTACGGTGGTGGCGAAATTTATTTTGATGATGTGTTGATCCGTAAAGACGGGATTTTCGTGATTCCTGAGCTGGAATGCCTTAATCCAGACCGTCTGAAGTAG
- a CDS encoding sensor domain-containing diguanylate cyclase — MLEHLRSIPASLISRSSGDSASSVAPHEEHVFWMQKMDITPFDFSYLGSLLQQAYTDWQTQRQPNADRSPMTYNVWNTEGICMGHDNEQSPELDVYPTVLQCLESGQAQSLRGSTEHGEFLLLAEPLFSRTNQDMFAVFTAITYEQNQYETSKAVVRSEAMHFRTCFYRRFEYIFMTDLLRAHEQTAREEHRRSILFQIVQRMHDKMDVDAILDEVFDSIDYLYPTTCMKLYMSQDQSSFNPRIKPLLVHERGEDICVRSFMEGKLIIVRSDEGEQRILEVGLPLKGKQGIYGVFHIEMNEELLEDSDLKLITMMADTAGTAFENAKLHEQSNMLIQELRLINDLTQRLNKSLQLMEIYQFSEQELKDIFQAETCCILQLNDSTKQFEVMSSNVHEICRKSFPVDYGIVGLLYEKEEPLILSDYGKYDKVSSVFMDLTGSMSLMASPLRVNGEVKGAILLGHTKKQYFSYDNYRLLQMLSIHIGLALSNATLHAEVRRLANLDMLTGLYVRHYLDSVIHERQTNEFCGSLVVVDIDQFKQVNDTFGHQTGDQVLKQVSDIVTSSVRPGDISARWGGEELAIYMPQIGSRQALEYAEIIRRRVAEETRPSVTVSSGIAEWNWMDEKVSVESLFYRADMALYSAKHGGRNRIVVEEHEVTR; from the coding sequence ATGTTAGAACATCTAAGAAGCATACCAGCCAGCTTGATTTCGCGAAGTTCGGGCGATTCCGCATCTTCTGTCGCTCCTCACGAAGAGCATGTATTCTGGATGCAAAAAATGGACATCACACCTTTTGATTTTTCATATTTGGGAAGTTTGTTACAGCAAGCATATACCGATTGGCAAACCCAGCGTCAGCCAAACGCAGACAGATCTCCAATGACTTATAACGTATGGAATACGGAAGGCATCTGCATGGGGCACGATAATGAGCAGTCTCCGGAGCTGGATGTATATCCCACGGTATTACAATGCCTTGAATCAGGACAAGCACAGTCCTTGCGGGGTTCCACTGAACATGGAGAGTTCCTTCTCCTTGCGGAGCCGCTGTTCTCCAGGACAAATCAGGATATGTTCGCTGTATTTACTGCAATAACCTACGAGCAAAATCAATATGAAACGTCTAAAGCCGTTGTTCGATCGGAGGCAATGCATTTTCGTACCTGCTTTTACCGAAGATTTGAATACATATTTATGACGGATCTGTTACGTGCTCATGAGCAAACTGCACGAGAAGAACACCGAAGATCGATTCTTTTCCAGATCGTTCAACGGATGCATGACAAAATGGATGTAGATGCAATTCTGGATGAAGTGTTTGACAGTATTGATTATTTATATCCAACCACTTGCATGAAACTGTACATGTCTCAGGATCAGAGCAGCTTCAATCCCCGTATCAAACCATTGCTTGTTCATGAACGGGGAGAAGATATCTGTGTTCGTTCGTTTATGGAGGGCAAGCTTATCATTGTTCGGTCAGACGAAGGGGAACAGCGTATTCTGGAAGTAGGCCTTCCACTAAAAGGAAAACAAGGCATCTATGGTGTATTCCATATTGAAATGAATGAGGAGTTACTGGAAGATTCCGATCTGAAACTCATCACCATGATGGCAGATACAGCAGGGACAGCCTTTGAAAATGCCAAATTGCATGAACAATCGAATATGTTAATCCAAGAACTTCGTCTAATCAATGATCTGACGCAACGCTTGAATAAAAGCTTGCAACTAATGGAAATTTATCAATTCTCCGAGCAGGAGTTGAAGGACATTTTTCAGGCTGAAACGTGTTGTATCCTTCAACTGAACGACAGTACAAAACAATTTGAAGTGATGTCATCCAATGTGCATGAAATATGCCGCAAATCTTTCCCGGTGGACTACGGTATTGTAGGTTTGCTCTATGAGAAAGAAGAACCGCTTATTCTGTCTGATTATGGGAAATACGATAAGGTGTCTTCGGTATTCATGGATCTCACTGGCTCCATGTCATTGATGGCGTCGCCCCTTCGGGTAAATGGTGAAGTGAAGGGGGCAATTTTACTGGGACATACGAAAAAGCAATATTTTTCGTATGATAATTACCGTCTGCTCCAGATGCTGTCCATTCATATCGGACTTGCACTCTCCAATGCGACGCTTCATGCCGAGGTGCGACGTTTGGCGAACCTGGATATGCTGACAGGGTTGTATGTGAGGCATTACCTGGATAGTGTGATCCATGAACGGCAGACGAATGAATTCTGTGGTTCACTGGTTGTGGTAGATATTGATCAGTTTAAGCAGGTGAATGACACGTTTGGGCACCAAACGGGTGATCAGGTATTGAAACAGGTGAGTGATATTGTAACAAGTTCTGTTCGGCCTGGTGATATCTCAGCCAGATGGGGCGGGGAAGAACTGGCCATCTATATGCCGCAGATTGGTTCTCGTCAGGCACTAGAATATGCCGAAATCATTCGCAGGAGGGTGGCCGAAGAGACAAGGCCTTCCGTGACCGTATCCAGTGGTATTGCTGAATGGAACTGGATGGATGAGAAGGTCAGTGTGGAATCGTTATTTTACCGCGCTGATATGGCTCTGTATAGTGCGAAGCATGGCGGTCGAAACCGGATTGTCGTGGAAGAACACGAAGTTACACGCTAA
- the rpsD gene encoding 30S ribosomal protein S4 codes for MARYTGPKFKLSRRLGISLSGTGKELKRPFPPGQHGANQRRKISNYGMQLQEKQKLRHMYGLGEKQFRTLFARAQKMQGIAGENFMFLLESRLDNLVYRLGFANSRAGSRQLVSHGHVTVNGKKVDIASYQVSTGDVISLRERSRGLSSVKEALENRSHLPAYVEFNDTALEGKFIRLPERSELSQDIDEKQIVEFYNR; via the coding sequence ATGGCACGTTACACTGGTCCTAAATTTAAATTGAGCCGTCGCCTCGGCATTTCCCTGAGCGGAACAGGCAAAGAATTGAAACGTCCTTTCCCTCCAGGTCAGCACGGAGCAAACCAACGGAGAAAAATCAGCAACTACGGTATGCAGTTGCAAGAAAAACAAAAATTGCGTCACATGTACGGTTTGGGCGAGAAGCAATTCCGCACTCTCTTTGCTAGAGCGCAAAAAATGCAAGGTATCGCGGGTGAAAACTTCATGTTCTTGCTTGAGAGCCGCCTTGACAACCTCGTTTACCGTCTTGGTTTTGCTAACTCCCGCGCAGGTTCGCGTCAGTTGGTATCCCACGGTCACGTAACTGTAAACGGCAAAAAAGTCGACATCGCTTCTTACCAAGTAAGCACTGGCGACGTTATTAGCCTGCGTGAAAGAAGCCGCGGTCTTTCTTCCGTTAAGGAAGCTTTGGAAAACCGTTCGCATCTTCCTGCATACGTAGAATTCAACGATACAGCTCTGGAAGGTAAATTCATTCGTTTGCCTGAGCGTTCGGAATTGTCCCAAGACATCGACGAAAAACAAATCGTCGAGTTCTACAACCGTTAA
- a CDS encoding transglycosylase domain-containing protein, which translates to MVDVNKKKPDEQPARKRSFARRLGSVVKWIVVLGFMGVLFAGGALMGYVSSIVKDEPVRSRALIEQKVSENSITGFAYFADGSPIGQLRTEEDRRPVSFDQIPQKVIDAVISIEDNHFYEHKGVDMSGTLRAVKQKVLKESVQTGGSTLTQQLARRVFLNLDRTEDRKVKEILLSLRLERFLTKDEIMTAYLNKVPFGNGSSGYNVYGVKAAAKGLFNINDLSKLNTAQAAYLAGLPQLPSSYSAFNGKGDFVEDNFERAINRQHLVLRRMLELAKIDQTEYDEALAFDIKSSLAPKTIKAYNTYPYLMMETERQAAQILMKQLNSDKAEGTDATAGTAKDSDTDTPQKESGALLEEAQMQLRTGGYRIYTTINKSVYKTMRTIAEDDSNFSADDSVKGKEQTAAILINHKTGAILGMIEGRDFQDEQMNYATQMMRQPGSTMKPIAAYLPALDEGLVQPASIIDDSPIILKDGPNGFHIPKNANNRYQGLVTARRALNYSLNVPALKLFNEEVGIDKSWAFAKKLGITTIQKDDYQAQTGVLGGLQYGVTVEELTSAYGAIANNGVYNDSYMISKIVDSKGNIVYKHDAEPVQAFSKQTAYLMTDMLRTVITEGTADKVRENYKYFKSVPIVGKTGSTQNYADVWFEGYTPDVTLGVWVGYKQSVNTLETKSQKKRAQQLWTQIMNQVIATDKEMFVTDSFKKPSGIETRTVSAYSGKLPTSLTDRYVTDIFNSKFVPKDSDDGVAKAKYITYNGVNYIPRDQTPGDMTKEKTVVKRKKPISDLIKELQSAFSRMSRHESLGYYLPEDADADMPTQIDPRTDNGKAPDAPGNVRISVGNGNAVITFNATPESDVVGYRLYRSVNGAGFQNQGQVVLTGESRSFTAYAQGGNFAFYVTAVDVAGRESAPSAAVSSAGVAEPPADEEIKEPITVPGTVVTPEDSENGNTATTAPAAPGQVSVTALSQGLRIQWASNPEADGVQSYAVYYSETGADPYTKIGTTSGTSMDYGVPASTSGWFKVSASNSVGESEPSGAVHFQP; encoded by the coding sequence ATGGTTGATGTTAATAAGAAAAAGCCTGATGAACAGCCTGCCCGCAAGCGCAGTTTTGCCCGCAGACTGGGTAGTGTCGTCAAATGGATAGTTGTCCTGGGATTCATGGGGGTGCTATTTGCAGGAGGTGCTTTGATGGGTTACGTCAGTTCCATTGTGAAAGACGAACCCGTCCGGTCAAGGGCCCTGATTGAACAGAAAGTCAGCGAAAACTCCATCACAGGCTTTGCTTACTTTGCCGATGGCAGTCCGATCGGCCAATTACGAACAGAAGAAGACAGGCGTCCGGTCAGCTTTGACCAGATCCCGCAGAAAGTTATTGATGCTGTTATTTCGATTGAAGACAATCATTTTTACGAACATAAAGGTGTAGACATGAGCGGAACGCTCCGCGCTGTGAAACAGAAAGTGCTGAAAGAATCTGTTCAAACGGGCGGCAGCACACTGACTCAACAATTGGCCCGGCGTGTATTCCTCAATCTGGATCGAACCGAGGACCGGAAAGTGAAAGAAATATTACTTTCGCTCCGACTCGAACGTTTCCTGACCAAAGACGAAATTATGACAGCGTATTTGAACAAGGTTCCTTTTGGTAACGGCTCCAGTGGATATAATGTATATGGAGTCAAGGCAGCTGCCAAAGGGCTGTTCAATATTAATGATTTGAGCAAATTAAACACAGCTCAGGCTGCTTATCTTGCAGGATTGCCTCAGCTCCCCTCCTCTTATTCTGCCTTTAATGGAAAAGGCGACTTTGTTGAGGACAATTTTGAGCGTGCAATCAATCGTCAGCATCTGGTCTTGCGTCGTATGCTGGAACTGGCCAAAATTGATCAAACCGAGTATGACGAAGCTCTTGCTTTTGATATCAAAAGTTCTCTCGCACCCAAAACCATCAAAGCTTACAACACTTATCCATACCTTATGATGGAAACGGAACGACAAGCTGCTCAGATTTTGATGAAACAGCTGAATTCGGATAAAGCTGAAGGCACGGATGCCACTGCGGGTACAGCCAAGGATTCGGATACCGATACACCACAAAAAGAAAGCGGCGCCCTGCTGGAAGAAGCCCAGATGCAGTTGCGTACAGGTGGATACCGCATCTATACAACCATTAACAAAAGTGTATACAAAACGATGCGTACCATTGCCGAAGATGACAGTAATTTTTCAGCTGACGATTCCGTGAAAGGAAAAGAACAGACTGCTGCCATACTCATCAATCACAAAACGGGTGCTATTCTTGGCATGATTGAAGGCCGGGATTTCCAGGATGAACAGATGAACTATGCAACCCAGATGATGCGTCAGCCAGGTTCGACCATGAAACCTATTGCCGCATATCTGCCTGCATTGGATGAAGGTCTTGTTCAACCGGCCTCCATTATCGATGATTCACCGATCATTCTGAAAGACGGCCCGAACGGATTCCATATTCCGAAAAATGCCAACAATCGTTACCAAGGACTCGTGACAGCCCGCCGAGCACTGAACTACTCATTAAATGTACCTGCTCTGAAGCTGTTCAACGAAGAAGTCGGGATCGACAAATCATGGGCTTTTGCCAAGAAGCTCGGAATCACCACCATCCAGAAGGATGACTACCAGGCCCAGACCGGCGTTCTTGGAGGTCTTCAGTACGGTGTAACCGTTGAGGAGCTCACTAGTGCGTATGGAGCCATAGCCAACAACGGTGTATACAATGATTCCTATATGATCAGCAAAATTGTAGACTCCAAAGGAAATATTGTATATAAACACGATGCAGAACCTGTTCAGGCCTTCTCTAAACAGACCGCATACCTGATGACAGATATGCTCCGTACCGTTATTACGGAAGGAACGGCAGATAAAGTCCGTGAAAATTACAAGTATTTCAAAAGTGTGCCGATCGTAGGTAAAACGGGTTCAACCCAAAACTATGCGGATGTCTGGTTCGAAGGCTACACGCCAGATGTCACACTGGGAGTTTGGGTTGGATACAAACAGTCAGTAAACACACTGGAAACCAAATCACAAAAGAAACGCGCTCAGCAACTATGGACCCAAATCATGAATCAAGTCATTGCCACAGACAAAGAAATGTTTGTCACGGATTCATTCAAGAAACCATCCGGGATTGAGACACGAACTGTATCAGCTTATAGTGGCAAATTGCCAACTTCGTTGACAGACAGATATGTCACCGATATTTTCAACAGCAAATTTGTGCCGAAGGACAGCGATGATGGTGTCGCCAAAGCCAAGTATATCACCTACAATGGTGTAAACTACATTCCGCGCGATCAAACACCTGGAGACATGACGAAAGAGAAAACGGTTGTTAAACGCAAGAAACCAATCTCTGATCTCATCAAAGAATTGCAAAGCGCTTTCTCACGGATGAGTCGTCACGAATCACTTGGGTATTACCTGCCGGAAGATGCGGATGCCGACATGCCGACACAGATTGATCCAAGAACGGATAACGGCAAGGCACCAGATGCGCCAGGCAATGTAAGAATATCCGTTGGGAACGGTAACGCCGTGATTACGTTTAACGCCACACCGGAAAGTGATGTCGTCGGATATCGTCTCTATCGCTCCGTCAATGGTGCCGGATTCCAGAATCAGGGGCAGGTTGTCCTGACAGGTGAGTCCAGATCATTTACTGCATATGCACAAGGTGGAAACTTTGCGTTCTACGTCACTGCAGTGGATGTCGCTGGTCGTGAGTCTGCTCCTAGCGCAGCAGTTAGCAGCGCAGGAGTGGCAGAACCTCCTGCAGATGAAGAAATAAAAGAACCGATTACTGTTCCGGGAACCGTAGTTACCCCGGAAGATTCCGAGAATGGAAACACCGCAACGACGGCTCCGGCTGCTCCTGGTCAGGTCAGCGTTACGGCTCTCTCGCAAGGACTGCGCATTCAGTGGGCATCCAATCCTGAAGCGGATGGCGTCCAAAGTTATGCTGTATATTATAGTGAAACGGGCGCAGATCCTTACACCAAAATTGGAACGACTTCAGGTACTTCCATGGATTACGGAGTGCCTGCATCCACAAGCGGATGGTTCAAAGTATCCGCCAGCAACAGTGTAGGCGAATCTGAACCGTCCGGGGCCGTGCATTTCCAACCTTAA
- the acsA gene encoding acetate--CoA ligase, producing MSQAHGEMLQTVVSESNLGDYTEARSRFDWESVERHFTWHASGKVNMAHEAIDRHVLEGRGGRIALLYSDASREEAYTFADLSEQSSRFGNVLRKYGVTKGDRVFIFMPRSPELYFSLLGTLKAGAVVGPLFEAFMETAVKDRLEDSGAVALVTTPQLLGRIKRSELPELKHIFVVGGGPQTEEGLIDFDAEMSAASDDMEVEWLTREDGLLIHYTSGSTGKPKGVYHVQNAMIQHYYTGKVVLDLREDDVYWCTADPGWVTGTSYGIFAPWLNGVTNVIRGGRFSPQDWYSTIEKNKVSVWYSAPTAFRMLMGAGEETIAQHDLSSLRHVMSVGEPLNPEVVRWGWKAYGQRIHDTWWMTETGAQLICNYPGMPIKPGSMGRPLPGIEAAIIDDKGQELPPYSMGNLAIRTSWPSMMAKIWNNPAKYEEYFRLSGWYVSGDSAYMDEDGYFWFQGRIDDVINSSGERIGPFEVESKLVEHPAVAEAGVIGKPDVTRGEIIKAFVALREGYEPTPELKEEIYRFVKEGLSAHAAPREIEFKDKLPKTRSGKIMRRVLKAWELDLPTGDLSTIED from the coding sequence ATGAGTCAAGCACATGGTGAGATGCTGCAAACGGTTGTGTCTGAATCTAATCTGGGCGATTACACGGAGGCCCGAAGCCGGTTTGATTGGGAATCGGTTGAAAGGCACTTTACGTGGCACGCCAGCGGAAAAGTCAACATGGCGCATGAAGCGATAGACCGTCATGTATTGGAAGGAAGAGGCGGAAGAATAGCACTTTTATACAGTGATGCTTCGCGGGAAGAGGCATATACATTTGCTGATTTAAGTGAGCAGTCGAGTCGCTTCGGTAACGTTCTTCGCAAATATGGGGTAACCAAGGGCGATCGCGTGTTTATTTTTATGCCTCGCAGTCCTGAGCTCTACTTCAGTCTGCTGGGCACATTGAAAGCCGGGGCTGTTGTAGGTCCGTTATTTGAAGCTTTTATGGAGACTGCGGTGAAGGACCGTTTGGAGGATAGCGGAGCTGTGGCACTGGTGACGACTCCCCAATTGCTGGGACGAATCAAACGTTCCGAATTGCCGGAACTCAAGCATATTTTTGTTGTGGGTGGAGGTCCGCAAACGGAAGAAGGACTCATCGACTTTGATGCAGAGATGTCCGCGGCTTCGGATGATATGGAAGTGGAATGGCTGACCCGTGAAGACGGTCTGCTGATTCACTATACTTCCGGCTCTACAGGCAAACCGAAAGGTGTATATCATGTGCAGAATGCGATGATTCAGCATTATTACACCGGCAAGGTGGTACTCGATCTGCGCGAAGATGACGTATACTGGTGCACCGCTGATCCTGGTTGGGTTACGGGCACATCTTATGGAATTTTTGCACCCTGGCTGAATGGCGTGACCAATGTTATACGTGGGGGACGTTTTAGTCCGCAAGATTGGTACAGCACCATTGAGAAAAATAAAGTCAGCGTATGGTACAGTGCACCGACTGCTTTCCGAATGTTAATGGGGGCGGGCGAAGAGACCATTGCCCAGCATGATCTGAGCAGTCTTCGTCACGTCATGTCCGTAGGTGAACCACTTAATCCCGAAGTTGTCCGTTGGGGCTGGAAAGCCTATGGACAGCGAATTCACGATACATGGTGGATGACGGAGACGGGTGCACAGCTTATCTGTAACTATCCAGGCATGCCAATTAAACCAGGTTCCATGGGTCGTCCATTACCGGGAATTGAAGCCGCCATTATTGATGATAAAGGACAGGAACTGCCGCCATACAGTATGGGGAACCTGGCTATTCGCACATCCTGGCCGTCCATGATGGCGAAGATCTGGAATAACCCGGCCAAATACGAAGAATACTTCCGACTCTCTGGCTGGTATGTATCCGGAGATTCCGCTTATATGGACGAAGATGGCTACTTTTGGTTCCAGGGCCGGATTGATGATGTGATTAACTCTTCTGGTGAACGGATTGGTCCCTTCGAGGTGGAGAGCAAGCTCGTAGAGCATCCTGCAGTAGCAGAGGCGGGCGTAATCGGTAAGCCGGATGTAACTCGGGGGGAGATCATCAAAGCCTTTGTGGCACTCCGTGAGGGGTATGAGCCGACACCTGAGCTGAAGGAAGAGATCTATCGATTTGTAAAAGAGGGCTTGTCTGCTCACGCCGCTCCGCGTGAGATTGAGTTCAAGGATAAACTGCCGAAGACCCGCTCTGGCAAGATTATGCGCCGCGTCCTGAAAGCCTGGGAGCTGGATCTGCCAACGGGTGACCTGTCGACCATTGAAGACTAA
- a CDS encoding GNAT family N-acetyltransferase, which produces MEHIKEYHMRSIFKSGHRITIEGPVQAETIKQLEFHADLDAFRRPSEQQEALAEIAALPEGRIIIARENETIVGYVTFHYADECERWSEGNMTDLIELGAIEVADAFRSLGIGREMLLTAFENGQMEKYIVFTTEYYWHWDLKGSALSVWDYRKMMEKLMETVDMTWYATDDPEICSHPANCLMVRIGNQVPLESEEQFDRVRFRHRFMY; this is translated from the coding sequence ATGGAGCATATCAAGGAGTATCATATGCGTTCCATCTTCAAGTCCGGCCACCGAATCACCATTGAAGGACCCGTTCAGGCCGAGACGATTAAGCAGCTTGAATTTCATGCAGATCTGGATGCCTTCAGACGCCCTTCGGAACAACAGGAGGCATTGGCCGAAATTGCCGCATTGCCCGAAGGTCGAATCATCATTGCACGGGAAAATGAAACCATTGTCGGCTACGTAACGTTCCATTATGCAGATGAATGCGAACGTTGGTCCGAAGGCAATATGACCGATCTGATTGAGCTGGGTGCTATTGAGGTTGCAGATGCCTTTCGATCGCTGGGGATTGGACGGGAAATGCTGCTCACTGCGTTTGAAAATGGACAGATGGAGAAATATATCGTATTTACAACAGAATATTACTGGCATTGGGATTTGAAAGGCAGCGCCCTTTCCGTATGGGATTACCGCAAGATGATGGAAAAATTGATGGAAACCGTAGACATGACCTGGTACGCCACGGATGATCCGGAGATCTGTTCTCATCCGGCGAACTGCCTCATGGTTCGCATCGGCAACCAAGTGCCCTTGGAATCCGAGGAACAGTTCGACCGGGTGCGATTCCGCCATCGTTTCATGTACTGA
- a CDS encoding 5'-methylthioadenosine/adenosylhomocysteine nucleosidase: MRETIGIIGAMDEEVELLLAGMKQLETVKQTGITYVAGEWLGKQIVVCKSGVGKVNAAVTTQILIDRFQVNRIIFTGVAGAVNPELNIGDMVISSVCVQHDMDVTPLGFERGVIPYQETSAFPAEASLIALAEEACKAQGANYLIGKVLSGDQFIADKDTVNMLYTEMDGACAEMEGAAVAQVSFMNRVPFVVLRAMSDKADGSAHVNFAEFTVESSRRSHRIVEHMLEHM; this comes from the coding sequence ATGCGGGAAACAATTGGCATTATTGGTGCAATGGATGAGGAAGTAGAACTTCTCTTGGCTGGTATGAAGCAATTAGAGACGGTAAAACAAACCGGAATCACCTATGTTGCAGGCGAATGGCTGGGTAAGCAGATTGTGGTCTGCAAGTCAGGTGTGGGTAAAGTGAATGCGGCTGTGACGACACAGATTTTGATTGATCGTTTCCAGGTTAACCGTATTATTTTCACAGGTGTCGCAGGCGCAGTTAATCCGGAGTTGAACATTGGGGATATGGTCATCTCGTCGGTGTGTGTACAGCATGATATGGATGTGACACCACTTGGATTTGAGCGCGGGGTTATCCCTTACCAGGAGACGTCTGCATTCCCGGCGGAAGCATCACTTATCGCGTTGGCTGAAGAAGCCTGCAAAGCGCAGGGAGCGAACTATCTGATCGGCAAAGTGCTGTCAGGAGATCAGTTCATTGCTGACAAGGATACGGTGAACATGCTGTATACCGAAATGGATGGGGCCTGCGCGGAGATGGAGGGGGCTGCCGTAGCCCAGGTCAGTTTCATGAACCGTGTTCCGTTCGTTGTCCTTCGCGCCATGTCTGACAAAGCGGATGGATCAGCACATGTGAACTTTGCCGAGTTCACGGTGGAGTCTTCCCGGCGTTCCCACCGTATTGTGGAACATATGCTGGAACATATGTAA
- the ccpA gene encoding catabolite control protein A, with amino-acid sequence MTVTIYDVAREAGVSMATVSRVVNNNPNVKPQTRKKVYEAIDRLGYRPNAVARGLASKKTTTVGVVIPDISNSTFAEIARGIEDIANMYHYNIILCNADKKKEKEIRVINTLLEKQVDGLLFMGGTVTDEHIQAFQSAAVPIVLCATSDEKGTYPSVDIDHEAAAFDAVNTLIRHGHKEIAMISGTLQDPANGYARFQGYKKALEAAGMEYQEDLVRIGNYRYESGVEAMKYFLGLKKKPSAIFAATDEMAIGAIHSIQDEGLKVPDDFSIISVDNIRMASMVRPQLTTVAQPMYDLGAVAMRLLTKLMKKENVENPRVILPHETILRLSVSHADVV; translated from the coding sequence GTGACGGTAACCATTTATGATGTGGCACGTGAAGCTGGTGTCTCTATGGCAACGGTATCACGGGTTGTTAATAATAACCCTAATGTTAAGCCACAAACACGCAAAAAAGTATATGAAGCCATCGATCGGCTCGGATATCGTCCGAATGCGGTAGCCAGAGGTCTGGCGAGCAAGAAGACAACCACGGTCGGGGTCGTTATTCCGGACATTTCGAACTCAACCTTTGCAGAGATTGCCCGCGGGATTGAAGATATCGCGAATATGTATCACTACAACATTATTTTGTGTAACGCGGATAAGAAGAAAGAAAAAGAAATTCGTGTAATTAACACGTTGTTGGAGAAACAAGTGGACGGTCTGCTCTTCATGGGTGGAACAGTGACGGACGAGCATATTCAGGCGTTCCAGTCAGCGGCTGTGCCGATTGTTCTCTGTGCAACAAGTGACGAGAAGGGCACGTACCCTTCTGTAGATATTGATCATGAAGCTGCGGCATTTGACGCTGTAAATACCTTGATCCGTCATGGACACAAGGAAATTGCAATGATCAGTGGTACACTGCAAGATCCTGCCAACGGTTATGCTCGTTTCCAAGGCTACAAGAAAGCACTTGAAGCAGCGGGTATGGAATACCAGGAAGATCTCGTACGCATTGGTAACTATCGTTATGAGTCTGGTGTGGAAGCGATGAAGTATTTCCTCGGATTGAAGAAAAAACCTTCGGCGATTTTCGCAGCAACAGATGAGATGGCAATTGGTGCTATTCACAGCATTCAGGATGAAGGTCTGAAAGTACCGGATGACTTCTCCATCATCAGTGTGGATAACATTCGTATGGCTTCCATGGTCCGTCCTCAGCTGACAACTGTAGCTCAACCGATGTATGACTTGGGCGCTGTAGCGATGCGTTTGCTGACCAAGCTGATGAAGAAAGAAAATGTGGAGAACCCACGGGTTATTTTGCCGCATGAAACAATTCTTCGTCTGTCTGTAAGCCATGCAGATGTAGTTTAA